The window acacacatcttaggcacatacatactgtaaatatcCAACAACAACAGACTGCTCAACGTTTGCTGCACATCACTGCACTGCTAGTGGATACTCACATTTGCATCACATGCCAAACTCCCCTAACCAAGCAGGAATGTTTTTTTAGGAATGTTGTAGCAGTGTCCTTTTGAGAAATGTTCATACCGTACTGTAAATATGCATCATCAGTAGCAGGTTGAAATTGACCTGATCTGCAAGGGGATATTTCAAGTCTATTCAAGAATATCATTCATCACAAAGGATGAGAAATCCCTGTAGTCATTCTCTCTGGCATCAGTTTGCGTGTTCAGTCATCAGTGGTTGTCAGAGCAGTCAGTCCCATGCTCTCAGAGGAGGAGAACTAGCTCAATAGATGGGTTGTATTAACGACTCCACAGAGAACTCATGCATCAGCTGCTGCAAAGGCAGGCAAAGACACAGCCAGGATGTCTACACTGCTGAAACTGCAGTATATGAGCAAGGGTGTGGCAGAATTTGTGTGTAGAAAAGAGTCTATAAATTTATCCATAACTCACCTTCCCATCTTATCATTCCAGTCACTTTTCTCTGCTCCTTTTTGCCGTACAGCCCCTCTTCCCCTGTCCTGCTTTCAAAATTAAgaccagctgctgctctgctgaaggtgattttgtttttctttctatgCCTTAATTCCACTCATAGAATTTGCCCCTTGCTCACTTGTCCAGTGCGGGCTTTGGAGTTTGACTTGGTCCTTTTGTCCTCTTTGAAGAACCGAGAGTTTGATATTGCCTGTATGGATCTTTGGGTTAGCGCAATCAGGCACTGCCGGCTCTGGATTTACTCTGTGCTGTGGAAGTGAGCAGGGAGGGGTGGGgtgttgttggtggtggtggtggtggtgggggggcaTAACGGAGGGGTCCCTGCATACAAGGTTGCTACAAAGAAAACTCCTCAATCCCTTATCTGGCAGCTTTCAGCTTTTACTTCTGCATTTAAAGCGACAACTATTGTTGTGGTTAGATTAATTGAGTGATTTCAGTCCTGATTGTACTAAAAATAAATTAGATTGCTGTCAGTTATCACCTAAATCAATATTATCCCTCTCTAAAGCATTCTCTTACAAAGAAACACTGTGCTGTAATTGGTTGTTATTTTCCCTGTGTAAATTTAGACATTGCCACAAAAGCATTCAAGATTTATTGCAGAGGACTCTAGTCCACTGCAGCTTCCTACCTGTCATCAGCAATACAAGCAACTCTCCATTCTGCAGCTGCATTGCTGTACTTCTGCCACACATCATTTACCTTGGGTTCTAAGGGACAGTGATACAGACAGTGATCAGGGTTAAATGTGGCaaatttaacaaaataattaataataaatatcatTTTGATTTATGTAACCACAGCAGTTGAGCATCATTGTTCTCTTCTATCCATTTGTACTTGTCTTTGTTCAGTTGTCATGTAAATGGAGCAAAGTACCTCTTGTGCAATGTGCTCATTACTTCCTCACTCAACTCTCTCTGTACTTTCCTCTCATGCCGGCCTATACTTCCAGTACATAGCTATACATATTTGATTTGCTATGACTGCATCCCATCTTTAAACTTGCAGACACCCAGAGCTACTGCAAAGTGTTTCCACCTCCTTGCTATTAGAGTTGAGCTGGATTTGAAGCAAGGGCTGCAAAGAAAAGGGACAAAGTATTCAGACTTTTAATGAAGGGTGCACATCCACCATGACGTCACAAGTAAGGAGATGAACAATTATCTGCAAAAGACGGCGGAAACAAGTGCATATTGGGTTTTTGTTTGGCTTTGTCAGCTCTGGCTGAGGTGAAAGAGAGCTTTCTTTCTGAGTTGAGTGGCACTGCCTAGAGGAGGCACATTCCCTGCTTGCTAATCAAgcagacctctctctctctctctctctctctcgctctctctcgctctctctcgctctctctcgctctctcgctcactctcactctctctcatacgcacacacacacgcacacaaaaacatgcacacatgatATACAGCCACAACTAAATGGGAAATGGCTGCATAGTAATAAATACAAGACTGAGGTCATGTTATCTTTTATTCCTCTGGTTGTTGTCATATCCAtcataaatgtatatacatCACAAGAGGGTGTTAAGACACAGGTATTCGTGCACAAAAGTGTatgataatattaatatattccAATATACACAAATAACAAAGAAATACATCTAAACCAACTGTTGTCAGCCCAAAATGCTCAGTGCCCAGATTGACAGATTTGGCAGCACACTACTTACTGTAAAGCAAAAGCTGCTTAAAGAAGTATCATTCATTTACTGTAAAGCGGtagtaaaataaaaacctaTAGGGAAGTGCAACAGGAAACTCTttggcatacacacacaactctaCACCCCATCCTTTGGTTCCTCTGTGCCCTCAGAGGAGGAAGCTGCTATTGCGTTGGTGGACTGGGCATCAATGGCCTCCTCTTGTGGCTTTGAGGAGGCTGCATTTTCATCAACGGTTACAGGTGTAGCTGAAGCGTCCTCACTCTTGGCACTCGTGTCTCCCACCTCCTTCTtgtcctcctctcctgtttGTCCATTCTCCTTTACCTTCCCTCCTTCTTCCTTGGTGGTACCATTTCCCACCTCCTCCTGTGTTTGACTGATGTCAGACATTAACACGGTGGTCTCTTTGGcttctgtttctttgttcttCTTGGCAGTTCCCATCCAGTAATCATTGGTGCTGATCAGGTCAGCGTTGCTGCTCAGCATCTTGATGCGCCTGTTCAAGTGGCACACCTTCCATATCAACACCACAATAGAAACCAGCAGAATGGTACAGGCTATGATCAGGCCGCCAGACACCATGAGCGTTAGAGGACATTCCTTCACTTCCTTGTAAAACCCCATaggtgtggtggtggtggtggttgtggTGGGTGGCTTTTTGTCAGGTGAATGTGAAGTGCTCTGACTTTCGGAGTCCAGGGAAACTATTTTATGTGACAGTGTGGTGACATCAGGCGTGGTGCTGGCAACACTGGTGGCATTATCTGTGGACGGTACTGAAACTGGAATCATGGAAATGGGAACATGTGTGGTATTATCTGAACAACCAGCTCCACACAATAGTGCACACAGGAAGAAGAGGCCCTTCATGTTGTTATCTGAGAAGACATGGAATAACAGTTTGGTTTCAAATAAGATCTGAATACAAATTTGTTACATTGAAGAGAATTAGGTAGAAACCCAGACATAGTACAATCTAATCTATGGGGCAACCATGATCAaacagaaattacatttttgttgtgtttgggTTTAAGCCTAGTCACcaatggtggaaagtaactggACATTTACTCTAGTTGTACCTATGTACAATTTTGAGGCAgaatacagatttttttccattttatgttactttaCATTTCTACTCGACTGCATTTTGaatgcaaatattgtactttttactcctatTCATGTGTCGGTAAACTTTAGTTAatacttattttacttttaacaaacaatgaaatgatgatctgCGTCTACGCCAGAACctatgccgtagcctgacgtgcacctctcgaaaaatgtaactacacgtggCAGCAACGCAcgccgctcggccgtggcttggcagcgttgcatttcccctgactcatttcctggttctccttctccataaacatgaaatcaaggagagggttaacttttcctgctacagatttcccaccttaCAGTCACTCTCttacttctccctcgctctaacactccccacacacacacacacacacacacacacacacacacgctc is drawn from Sander vitreus isolate 19-12246 chromosome 13, sanVit1, whole genome shotgun sequence and contains these coding sequences:
- the LOC144528079 gene encoding uncharacterized protein LOC144528079 codes for the protein MKGLFFLCALLCGAGCSDNTTHVPISMIPVSVPSTDNATSVASTTPDVTTLSHKIVSLDSESQSTSHSPDKKPPTTTTTTTTPMGFYKEVKECPLTLMVSGGLIIACTILLVSIVVLIWKVCHLNRRIKMLSSNADLISTNDYWMGTAKKNKETEAKETTVLMSDISQTQEEVGNGTTKEEGGKVKENGQTGEEDKKEVGDTSAKSEDASATPVTVDENAASSKPQEEAIDAQSTNAIAASSSEGTEEPKDGV